In Rhodamnia argentea isolate NSW1041297 chromosome 11, ASM2092103v1, whole genome shotgun sequence, one genomic interval encodes:
- the LOC115735811 gene encoding bZIP transcription factor 11-like, which translates to MGSSSGTSSGSTLIQNSGSEENLQALMDQRKRKRMLSNRESARRSRMRKQKHLDELVDQVAQLRKENHQLGNNVNIVSQHYLNLETENSILRVQKNELTHRLESLNEILGFLNAGNGGFGSSEEVGGGVVIDQPIDCFFNPMSCAYVANQPILASADLFQY; encoded by the coding sequence ATGGGTTCCTCGAGTGGGACATCTTCAGGATCAACCCTGATCCAGAACTCGGGATCAGAGGAGAACTTGCAAGCCTTGATGGAtcagaggaagaggaagaggatgcTCTCCAACCGCGAATCGGCGAGGCGGTCTCGGATGAGGAAGCAGAAGCACCTGGACGAGCTGGTGGATCAGGTGGCCCAGCTCAGGAAAGAGAACCACCAGCTGGGGAACAACGTGAACATCGTGAGCCAGCATTACCTGAACCTGGAGACCGAGAACTCCATCTTGAGGGTCCAGAAGAACGAGCTCACCCACAGGTTGGAGTCTCTGAACGAGATTCTCGGTTTCCTGAATGCAGGAAATGGTGGGTTCGGATCATCTGAGGAAGTTGGTGGCGGCGTCGTGATAGATCAGCCCATCGATTGCTTCTTCAACCCAATGAGTTGTGCTTATGTGGCGAACCAGCCTATCTTGGCATCTGCAGACTTGTTTCAGTATTAA
- the LOC115735810 gene encoding pentatricopeptide repeat-containing protein At4g21065-like, with protein MEITTMPQVMQLHAQILKSPNTTSPDLNISKLFTFSALSPHGDLSYARLILDSLSAPNSYYFNTMIRAYSQSPDPDHPPRALSLFLSMLHDPACLTPGPDKFTYPFIFKFCARSRSTRLGKQVHGLVAKSGLASDQYIEHALIHMYSSCGESACACKVFDRMSQRDVVSWTCMIDGMVEDDSPVEAIRLFERMRKEGVGINDATVVSVLRACADTGALGMGKKVHVIAKEIEIDSKANVSTGLIDMYAKCGDLNSARRVFDDIAEKDAFAWTAMISSLASHGKCMDAINLFLEMRKMSIKPDERTMTAVLSACRNEGLGNEGLRYFKNMRRKYGVRPTIHHYGCIVDILARAGQLEEAEEFIRKMPIEPDAAMWRNLIWACKVHGDIERGERLMKHLQLFETNADDCGSYVLISNVYASAGKWCDKARVRELMDKKGLRKPPGSSRIEVDGLIHEFAAGDSSHPEAEKIYEKLDEIEEKLIAERYSPKLSQVLLEIDDEDKAFQLRHHSEKLAVAFGLIKTNPDSEIRIVKNLRSCEDCHAVMKLLSKIYQREIIMRDRVRFHYFRHGECSCGDCW; from the coding sequence ATGGAGATCACCACGATGCCGCAGGTCATGCAACTCCATGCACAGATCCTCAAATCGCCCAACACCACCAGCCCTGACCTCAATATCTCCAAGCTCTTCACCTTCTCGGCTCTCTCTCCCCATGGCGACCTCAGCTACGCTCGCCTCATCCTCGACTCGCTCTCCGCCCCAAACTCCTACTACTTCAACACCATGATCCGCGCTTATTCCCAGAGCCCCGACCCCGACCACCCTCCCCGtgctctctccctcttcctctccatGCTCCACGACCCGGCCTGCCTCACCCCTGGACCCGACAAGTTCACTTAccctttcattttcaagttctgCGCTCGCTCGAGGTCGACCCGCCTGGGAAAGCAAGTGCACGGGTTGGTTGCCAAGTCGGGTCTCGCTTCGGATCAGTATATAGAGCACGCCCTGATCCATATGTACTCTTCTTGCGGCGAGTCGGCTTGTGCGTGTAAGGTGTTCGATAGAATGTCGCAGAGAGATGTCGTCTCGTGGACTTGCATGATCGATGGGATGGTTGAAGATGATAGTCCTGTGGAGGCGATCAGGTTGTTCGAGAGGATGAGAAAGGAAGGAGTAGGGATTAACGATGCGACGGTGGTCTCGGTTTTGAGAGCATGTGCTGACACCGGGGCATTGGGAATGGGGAAGAAGGTACATGTGATTGCTAAGGAGATAGAGATTGATTCGAAGGCTAATGTCAGCACTGGACTCATTGATATGTACGCAAAGTGCGGGGATCTAAACAGCGCAAGGCGAGTTTTTGATGACATTGCAGAAAAGGATGCTTTTGCTTGGACTGCAATGATATCCAGCCTGGCCAGTCATGGGAAGTGCATGGATGCTATCAATTTATTCCTCGAGATGAGGAAAATGAGCATAAAACCAGATGAAAGGACAATGACTGCAGTTTTATCAGCGTGTCGAAATGAGGGCTTGGGTAATGAAGGTCTGCGGTACTTCAAGAACATGAGAAGGAAATACGGGGTAAGACCAACAATTCATCACTATGGATGTATTGTGGACATTCTTGCCCGAGCAGGGCAATTGGAAGAAGCTGAAGAGTTCATAAGGAAGATGCCTATTGAACCAGATGCGGCGATGTGGAGAAACTTAATTTGGGCTTGTAAAGTTCACGGAGACATAGAAAGAGGCGAACGCTTAATGAAGCATCTCCAATTGTTTGAGACAAATGCTGATGATTGCGGGAGCTATGTGCTCATCAGCAATGTCTATGCGTCAGCCGGAAAATGGTGTGATAAGGCGAGGGTTAGGGAATTGATGGATAAGAAGGGACTCAGGAAACCACCAGGATCCAGTAGGATTGAGGTCGATGGGTTAATTCATGAATTTGCGGCAGGAGATTCAAGTCACCCTGAAGCGGAGAAGATATACGAGAAATTGGATGAGATTGAAGAGAAATTGATCGCAGAAAGGTATAGTCCTAAACTTTCGCAGGTACTGCTCGAGATAGATGACGAGGATAAAGCATTTCAGTTGCGCCATCACAGCGAAAAGCTTGCCGTCGCATTCGGGTTGATTAAGACCAATCCGGACTCCGAAATACGGATAGTGAAGAACTTGCGGTCTTGTGAGGACTGCCATGCAGTCATGAAATTGCTGTCCAAGATATACCAGAGGGAGATAATAATGAGGGATCGCGTACGCTTCCACTATTTCAGGCATGGGGAATGCTCTTGCGGTGACTGCTGGTGA
- the LOC115735812 gene encoding protein CASPARIAN STRIP INTEGRITY FACTOR 1-like isoform X2, which yields MGLMLLKKISLLFLLLSASLLSTSLAGRRSKIMLAEGVNQNAAPYEDEDEATAVHGRILKVSTNDYGKYDAAPALVRPPYKLIPN from the exons ATGGGACTCATGCTCCTGAAGAAGATTAGTCTTCTGTTTCTCCTCCTCTCAGCTTCTCTTTTATCAACTTCTCTGGCAG GCCGACGGTCCAAGATCATGTTGGCCGAGGGAGTGAATCAAAATGCTGCTCCTTATGAG GATGAAGATGAGGCAACTGCTGTTCATGGAAGGATTCTGAAAGTGAGCACCAACGACTATGGCAAGTACGATGCTGCGCCAGCACTTGTTAGGCCCCCTTACAAGCTCATTCCCAACTGA
- the LOC115735812 gene encoding protein CASPARIAN STRIP INTEGRITY FACTOR 1-like isoform X1, producing MGLMLLKKISLLFLLLSASLLSTSLAGRRSKIMLAEGVNQNAAPYEEGSQDEDEATAVHGRILKVSTNDYGKYDAAPALVRPPYKLIPN from the exons ATGGGACTCATGCTCCTGAAGAAGATTAGTCTTCTGTTTCTCCTCCTCTCAGCTTCTCTTTTATCAACTTCTCTGGCAG GCCGACGGTCCAAGATCATGTTGGCCGAGGGAGTGAATCAAAATGCTGCTCCTTATGAG GAGGGATCACAGGATGAAGATGAGGCAACTGCTGTTCATGGAAGGATTCTGAAAGTGAGCACCAACGACTATGGCAAGTACGATGCTGCGCCAGCACTTGTTAGGCCCCCTTACAAGCTCATTCCCAACTGA